From the Deltaproteobacteria bacterium genome, the window TCGCTTCACCAAAACCAAACGTTTCTTCTAATCCACCCCCCAACACATTAAAACCGATGAGCGTTCCACCGGCTCGTGGATGTGCGGCCAGTGCTTGCAGAGCTTCTGTGGATAAGACTTTTCCGGAAATGATGGGATATACCATCACGACGCGATGGCGGAGGGCTTGCTGCCAATCGCTAGTGATGCGAAATGGAATGCCGATGGTTTTGAGCCCATGAACGAGCCCTAACCAGCCTGAGTCGGGATCGGTCAGTAAAATCGCCAGGCGACTGTCGCTCCCACGATCATAGGTCCTCCACTGCGCTAGGACCTTTGGAGGAATAACCGTCGCCTCCATAGGCCCTCTGACCCCATCGAAGACAAACATGTGATCGGGTGGGACTTGATAGTCAGTGCCGACATACGCATTGTCCACACTGGTCGTGCCAGTCGCCTCAGAGCCCGCTTCCTGAGCTGTCGATTCAGAAGGACGTTTACATCCCCCTCCACTTACACTCACTATGAGTAACAGCACGAGGCTAAAGACGACAAACGCCCCTCGTTGCATCAGCTCCGACCCCCTTCCCTGTGAAAAATTGTCCACCTGGGAAGACACATCGGGCACTGATCGGGGAAGTTTAAGTTATACGCTTACACCCGTGCAGGCGGCACCACAACTCCTGGAGTCTCAACGCGTATGCGGAAGACCGTGCCCTTACGCTCGGGAACCTCGGTATTGTCTGCCGTCACAATATAGAGGTCCCGACGATCCTTTCCTCCGAAGCAGACACTCGTCACCGCCTTGGCTGGTACGTCGATCTTGCTATCGATCTTACCGTCTGGTGTGTAACGCACGGCACAACGTCCACCATACACCGCAACCCAAATACAGCCAGCCTCGTCAACACAAATGCCGTCGGGAATCGTCCCGCCCGTCATCTGGGCAATCGATCGGCGGTTGATCATTCGTCCGTCCGCAGCCACATCATGCACGATAAGATGTGGACCTGCACTGTCCGCATGATAGATGATTTTCTCTCCAGGAGAGAAGCCGATGCCATTGGTCAGACCGACACCACCATACATCTCCGTGGCTTTCCCTTCGCCCTCAATGCGCCACAACTCACCCGGAGTGCGGGCACCTTCTTTGAATGGATCGGACCGTAGGGTCCCGACATAGACTCGACCAGCACTGTCAGTGAACAGATCATTGAACCCCGGAATATCGTCGCGTTGGAGCAGGATACGCGTCTGTCCATCTTTGACATGGCAGATGCTCTTGCCACCGACGACCAAGCCACCATCAGCATGTAGCGCAATTCCACCAACCCCGCGGCGCTTCGGAATCGCGACACTGATCTCGCCACTCGGTGAACGACGATAGACACCACCGTTTGGTACATCACTGAAATAGAGATTATCGTTGCTATCAACGCGTGGGCCTTCGAGAAGACCATAGCCGTATGCAAGTGTCTCCAACATATTCCCTCCTTTCACTGCGGACTCAATTGCGGGTTGTAGATTGCGGATTGCGGAATAAGGAAAAAGAAGCCTGCAAGCGGCTTTTCCCAATCATCAATCCGAAATCCACAATCGGCAATTAATTGAGTCCATACACCTTCGCCACACTATCGCCGAGCAAATTGCAGCGTGCGGCTTCTGACAAGGGCGATACGAGGTTGTTCAGTGCCTCGATATAGTTCCCTGGATGATCGAAGTGCGGAAAATCGGTCGCCCAGAAAAACTTGTCGTTGCCAACATGGTCAACGATATGGGCAAGCGCCTTTTCATCAGGATCACCAGAGATCCAACATTGTCGTTTGAAATAGAAACTGGGCTTTTCCTTGAGCTGGACACTCTTGCCAAGGGCAGTTTCAAAAGTCGTGTCCATACGATCAAGCGCAGCACCGATCCAACCCGCTCCAGACTCAAGTAAAACAACTTTCAGAGTTGGGAATTTATCAAACAACCCATACTGAAACAGCGCAAACAAGGCCTGTTGTGGCCCTTGCGCTCCCAACACATTGTGATACCAGTCGGCCCACTTCATATCTTTGAAGCGTTGGTAGACACGTCTACTCGGATGCTCAGCCATCGGATGTATCCCGACCGGTACCCCTAACTCCTGCGCTTTGGCCCAGAACGGATCGTGATCTGGATGGGCATGCGCTTTCATCGTCAGCGTAAACGGTGCGACAAAAGCACCTTTACATCCTGCTTTCACCGCGCGCTCCAGCTCTGTCGCTGCACCATTCCCATCAGCAAGTGAGATGTGCGCGACAGGAATCAATCGGTCTGGATAGTCAGAGCAGAAATCGACGATCCAACGATTGTAGGCCTTCGCATAGGCAAGCGAGAGGCCTGGGTCTTCGGTCTCGCACTCCCACGTCAACCCAATACTCGGATAGAGAATCGTTGCCCGCAAACCTTCGCGATCGAGCAGTGCCACCCGCTCCTTCGGGTACATCGAACCAAAGGGAGCCGACTCGACGTACGCTCCAGCCTTCATCTTCTCCGCCATTTGTTCAGCAGTTTCTCCCATACTGCCCAGTAACGTGAAGGTCTTGAGGTTGAAAAACCTCGACGGGTGTCCCTCTATTTCGAGATACTCTTTACCGTCGTTATCGGTACGAACACAAATCGCGCGATCGCGATAGGCTGGGTCGATGTATTTTTCCCAAATGTCGGGTGGCTCTAAGACGTGCCCATCAGCATCAATAATATTATTGTAGGGAATACGGTATTGCAGATTACGTTCCGCGGCATTCATAGCGCTTCAACTCCTTAGTTCATAGGCACGTTGTACACCCGCGCGACGTTCTCACCAAGAATTCCACGTCGTGCACGTTCGGACAGAGGTGAAACCAGCGTATCCAGGGCGTGAATATAACCAAGAGTGTGGTCATCATGCGGATAGTCAGTCGCCCAGAAAAACTTGTCTGCACCAAGATACTCAATCAAGTATGAAACGGCGCGTTCATCGGGGTCCGCAGAAATCCAGCATTGTCGCTGAAAGTAGAAGCTGGGTTTTTCTTTGAGTGGGACCGAGCGACCCAGCGGCGTATCGTACGCAGCATCCATGCGGTCGAGCATGTGGCCGATCCAGCCAGCACCGGATTCAAGCATGACGACTTTGATCTTTGGGAACCGGTCAAATAGTCCATATTGAAAGAGGGCGAGAAACGCTTGTTGTGGCCCTTGCCCGCCAAGAATGTCCACCCACCACTCACCCCATCTGTACATTTCGCGGAAGCGTTGATAGACGCGATGCTTCGGTGGCTCTGCCACTGGATGAATCGCCACTGGCACATCAAGATCCTGCACAGCGGACCAGAAGCGGTCATTGTCTTTATGGGCATGCGGCTTATCAGTCAGTGTATGCGGCGCGATAAAAATGCCTTTGCAGCCCGCTTTCACTGCCCGTTCGAGTTCTTCGACTTCCATCCGGCCATCAGTCAAACAGATATGCGCGATGGGAATGAGGCGTCCATTGGAGCCTGCACAAAAGTCGACGACCCAGCGATTGTAGGCGCGCGTATAAGCTGTGGCCAACTCAAGGTCAGTCACTTCACTTTCCCATTCCAGCGAGATGGTGGGATAGATAAAGGCTTTTCTCAGCCCTTCAAAGTCAAGGAGTTGGACCCGCTCTTTCGGATCGCTGGCACCAAACGGCAGGCTGTCCTTATAGGGAATACGTGTGAGTTCGTCGCGAGCCTCAAAGGTAAAGCCCATACCACGGCCACGTGCGAGAAGATCGGCATTGAGATACTTCGAGGGTCTCCCACCGACCTGCATCCGTTCACGTCCATCAGTATCGATGCCAATATGAATCGCTCGATCACGGAATTGCGGGTCGATATATTTCTCCCACAGATCGTGGGGTTCGTTGATATGGCCATCAGCGTCGATCACGCCCTCATACGAGGTGCGGGTCGTCTTTGGCAGCATCCGCTCCACGGTGAGTCCTCCCTGTTAGAGTGAGAAATTTTCTATCAGGATATGAGAGGTTTCCGTCTCATACCCGGCCCTTTCACTAGACATAGAGATAAACAGCTCGGGCTTTCTTGCCAAGCCCTATCTCTATGCACTATAAGACAAGGAAACCAACCGTTCAAATGAGGTGCCCCATGAGTGCAGAAGACAATAAGAAAGTCGTGTTGAGTTTCTTCGAGAACTTCTCAAGTGGCAAAGCCGAGGCAGCCCTCGGGCTAATGACCGATAACGCCACCTGGACAGTGATGGGCAAACCAGAAACGTTTGCCTTAGCGGGAACCAAGACCAAAGTGCAATTCACCGAACTGCTCAAGGGAATCGGCGCCGCTATGCCGAAAGGGCTACGACTGACCGCCAAAGCCATGACCGCTGAAGGCAACCGTGTCGCGGTTGAAGCCGAATCATATGGCCAACATGCAAACGGCAAGATCTATAACAACCAGTATCACTTCCTGATTGAACTGCAGAACGGTAAGATTCAGGCCGTGCGAGAGTATCTCGACACCATTCACGCGAAAGAAGTGCTGGTAGGGTAAGCAGGAGCTGACCTGTCCATTCTGAGAGCAGCCAAAAAGGGCACGAGAGGTCGTGCCCTTTTTCTTGCTAGAGTTCTGACATCATGAGTCGCGAGACCAGTTACGATCACTGTTACCGCTTGCTTCAGCTCACGCCAGGAGCATCGCTAGCAGAAATCAAGCAGCGCTACCGTGACCTCGCGCGTCGTTCCCACCCAGATACCATGCCCTCGGCACAACGTGAGCAGGCCACGCTCCAGTTTCAGCAGATCAACTCTGCCAAAGAGACACTAGAGGCTTATTGGGAAGAACATCACTGTGCACCGCCGACGGCACGCCAACAACGTACACAGGAAGCGCAATCGCATCGCCCTCCAGCTCCCCCGCCCCGCACGGAATACCCTCGGCACCTGCGCCCGGAGCAGAGGCGCTACCAACCATCTTCACGGACATCGTACGATGAGCAACAACGACAACAGTGGAACAATCAACCCAACGAGGGAGTCCCGACGAAATCATCATTTTCCGTGCTTGACCGCATCTTCTTCGTCGCTGCAATCGAAGTGGTGATTGGCATTCTCCTCTGGCTCGATTATCACGTGCTCTTGACGCTTCATCGCTATCTCACCGAGTTTCAGACTGACTCCGCGTCCGCAGTGTTCCTCAAAGTCTATCTCTCAGTCGTCTTTCTCGCTCTGCTATTCTGCGGGTACGTCGGCGGCATTTGCCTGATCTTGTTGGCGCTTGCGTTTCTCGTCTTCCGCCACGAAAATGTCTTTGCCATGCTCTCAGCACGCCGGAAGAAACCCGAAGACCCCTTCCCTCACATGACCTCCCCTTCGCCCTCGCGCCGAAAATGGTAGCGTATCGAGCTGTCTGTTGCGTATAACCAACCGGTCGTCATCACGGTCGAATCAGCTGGCTTTCCTGCGAGACGATAAACCCTTCGCCCTTTTCCAGAAACTCGGTCATTGGCGACAGGCACGCATCTCGTCGCTCGGCGGCAATCGTCTCTCCAGCGTCATACACGAACAGCAAGTGACATACCGGAATCTGCGCTCGACAGAGCTGACCGACTTCGCGCGCCCCTGAACGGTCTCGTGTCCCAACCAACACTAACGTCGGCGCTTTCACCTCCCCAAGTTTCGCAGCAAGTTGCGGATGCTGAAGAATAGCTCGGGTCGGAGCGACAAGTATAACTCGCGAGACGACATCGGGAGCGTACACAGCCTGGATCACCGCCGAAGCAGCCCCATTCGATACACCGACAACGCAGAACGACGAGATCCCAAGCCGTGCTAACGCCGGCGCAAGATGCGTCACATCGTCCACACCTTCTCTTTCACGAAAGGGCGAAATATCGAGTGATATCACTCGATACTGATCAGCCAGTGCCGTCGTGACATCATCAAAGAGCGTGCCGCCAGCGGCTGGAAAGACAACGACGGGTTGTCCCGTCCCCAATTCTGCGTAACGGATGGTGATTCCGTTGCAGGCCAATGTTCCTTCAGTGTGCGTCGCCATAAGAATTCGTTGTCCTGACCTTGATGCCCTATCCTACATCCCCCGCACTTGCGGCATCACATCGCTCGCGAAACGTTCCATTGACTCGATTTGCTGTTCATACGACAGCCCAGGCCACACAAAGGCAATATCCATCAGCCCCACACCTGCCTCACGCAGCGCACCAATTTGGTCGAGCACCGTCGCTGGACTGCCACAAAGAAACGGACGATCAAACTCCAGCTTCTCAGGCGGTGATTCGCGCAAAGAGCTTCTCACCGCAGTGCTCATGTGTCGGGCCAGCCCCATATGGACTTTGAATTTGCTGGTATTGTGCTCCGCGGCCTCGTCACTCTCTGCCACATGTGCCCAAAAGCGGTAGAGAACGTTGTCTGCAGTTGGCTCCCACCCTTCTTTGGTTGCGGCTTCTTTGTACATCACCACTCGTTGCGAGATATCCGGCAACTGAATGAACGAGAGGGCAAGATTTAACCGTCGGCTGGCACAGAATTGTACAGACTCAGGGCTGTTGCCCGACGAGAACACCGGGGGATGTGGCTCCTGCACGGTGCGGGGCCATACCGACACCGTGCGATAATTGAAGTAGCGCCCCTCCCAACCAAACGGCTGC encodes:
- a CDS encoding nuclear transport factor 2 family protein, translating into MRCPMSAEDNKKVVLSFFENFSSGKAEAALGLMTDNATWTVMGKPETFALAGTKTKVQFTELLKGIGAAMPKGLRLTAKAMTAEGNRVAVEAESYGQHANGKIYNNQYHFLIELQNGKIQAVREYLDTIHAKEVLVG
- a CDS encoding LLM class flavin-dependent oxidoreductase; the encoded protein is MKVGFLNPMSYAGTPTATPWPVPPEQCDRAAASKTMHRAREQLCLADKLGFDWVSVSEHHYSPRILAPSPMIYAGAMTEVVKKAKIAVLGPLLPLSNPVRVAEELAMLDAMSDGRVMVLFLRGTANEILTYRSNPAEAQAVTQEGIDLILHAWTEPQPFGWEGRYFNYRTVSVWPRTVQEPHPPVFSSGNSPESVQFCASRRLNLALSFIQLPDISQRVVMYKEAATKEGWEPTADNVLYRFWAHVAESDEAAEHNTSKFKVHMGLARHMSTAVRSSLRESPPEKLEFDRPFLCGSPATVLDQIGALREAGVGLMDIAFVWPGLSYEQQIESMERFASDVMPQVRGM
- a CDS encoding SMP-30/gluconolactonase/LRE family protein encodes the protein MLETLAYGYGLLEGPRVDSNDNLYFSDVPNGGVYRRSPSGEISVAIPKRRGVGGIALHADGGLVVGGKSICHVKDGQTRILLQRDDIPGFNDLFTDSAGRVYVGTLRSDPFKEGARTPGELWRIEGEGKATEMYGGVGLTNGIGFSPGEKIIYHADSAGPHLIVHDVAADGRMINRRSIAQMTGGTIPDGICVDEAGCIWVAVYGGRCAVRYTPDGKIDSKIDVPAKAVTSVCFGGKDRRDLYIVTADNTEVPERKGTVFRIRVETPGVVVPPARV
- a CDS encoding amidohydrolase, with translation MERMLPKTTRTSYEGVIDADGHINEPHDLWEKYIDPQFRDRAIHIGIDTDGRERMQVGGRPSKYLNADLLARGRGMGFTFEARDELTRIPYKDSLPFGASDPKERVQLLDFEGLRKAFIYPTISLEWESEVTDLELATAYTRAYNRWVVDFCAGSNGRLIPIAHICLTDGRMEVEELERAVKAGCKGIFIAPHTLTDKPHAHKDNDRFWSAVQDLDVPVAIHPVAEPPKHRVYQRFREMYRWGEWWVDILGGQGPQQAFLALFQYGLFDRFPKIKVVMLESGAGWIGHMLDRMDAAYDTPLGRSVPLKEKPSFYFQRQCWISADPDERAVSYLIEYLGADKFFWATDYPHDDHTLGYIHALDTLVSPLSERARRGILGENVARVYNVPMN
- a CDS encoding alpha/beta hydrolase, translating into MATHTEGTLACNGITIRYAELGTGQPVVVFPAAGGTLFDDVTTALADQYRVISLDISPFREREGVDDVTHLAPALARLGISSFCVVGVSNGAASAVIQAVYAPDVVSRVILVAPTRAILQHPQLAAKLGEVKAPTLVLVGTRDRSGAREVGQLCRAQIPVCHLLFVYDAGETIAAERRDACLSPMTEFLEKGEGFIVSQESQLIRP
- a CDS encoding amidohydrolase, with product MNAAERNLQYRIPYNNIIDADGHVLEPPDIWEKYIDPAYRDRAICVRTDNDGKEYLEIEGHPSRFFNLKTFTLLGSMGETAEQMAEKMKAGAYVESAPFGSMYPKERVALLDREGLRATILYPSIGLTWECETEDPGLSLAYAKAYNRWIVDFCSDYPDRLIPVAHISLADGNGAATELERAVKAGCKGAFVAPFTLTMKAHAHPDHDPFWAKAQELGVPVGIHPMAEHPSRRVYQRFKDMKWADWYHNVLGAQGPQQALFALFQYGLFDKFPTLKVVLLESGAGWIGAALDRMDTTFETALGKSVQLKEKPSFYFKRQCWISGDPDEKALAHIVDHVGNDKFFWATDFPHFDHPGNYIEALNNLVSPLSEAARCNLLGDSVAKVYGLN